The nucleotide sequence TACCAAAAGGGAATCGGACTACAGCCTGTCAGATTGATTCTTGTCGGGATCGGATTTTCGATGGCACTGTCCGGTGCAATGATTGTTATCATTTCCGCGGCAGAAAGGCAAAAAGTGGACTTCATCGCCCGCTGGCTTGCAGGAAATATTTGGGGAACAGACTGGCCGTTCATTACTGCACTTTTACCATGGCTCTTGATCCTGGTACCTTTTACGCTTTATAAGGCCAATCGTTTAAACCTTCTGAGCTTAAGCGACCCAGTCGCGATCGGTGTCGGAGTCTCGATTGAAAAAGAAAGAATTGTCCTGCTATTGACAGCTGTTGCATTAGCCGCGTCGGCTGTTTCGGTAACAGGCGGTATTGCCTTTATCGGATTAATGGCCCCGCATCTTGCAAAAGCACTGATAGGTCCGCGGAACCAGCTGTTTCTTCCAATCGCTGTTTTGATCGGCGGCTGGCTCTTGCTGTTCGCAGACACCATCGGCCGCAATCTCCTTGAACCAGAAGGAATCCCCGCAGGAATCATGACCGCGTTGATAGGTGCCCCGTACTTTGTGTATTTGCTTTTAAAAAAATAGGTGGCTGGGACTTGTGCTAAACCGTCCCGTTTTGGCGTGGAAACTAGACTTTTCACGCCATTGACGTCTATACGAAAGGGATTTAAGGGAAAATTGTGGTTTAAGCTTTTGACTATGTACCCTTAATTCTTCATAAATAGGTGAGTGGAACATGGAAAAGTAACGTTTTTGAACAGATGGCCAAAAGATATGATACAGATGAAAGAATGGAATTGGCTAAAGTGTTCTTTAAGGAAGTAAGATCAGAATTTCAAAATAGTGAATCAAATTCCTTAATAGACTATGGAAGTGGTACTGGTCTAATTAGTTTAGAAGTATCAGATTTAGTTGATTCGATCTTGCTAGTAGATTCATCAGAAACAAATGTTGGAGGCTGCAAAAGCTAAGATTTTTTAATAAAGGAATAGTATAAAGTACGGTGAATAACTGTCTGTTCAACTGATAAATGATGCGTTAATCCAGGTAGGATTAGGCGCCTTTTTTAATTCCTTATTGAGCAAGCGGAACAGGTTAGTTTGAGAAAAGTTCACATTTACAAGAAGGTATAGAGTAAGCGGAATGGTAAAATTAAGAAAAAACGGGTGGTAGTATGGATTATAAGTTCTTACCAACAAATAGATTAATTTGGTCCATTTCCTTTTTACTAATGATTATTCTACTTGCAGGTTGCAGCGATGAAAAACCATATGAAATCACTAAATCTGAAAGTAATGTAACCGAACTGGATGATCGACTACAATTAGAATTTGAATACGAAATCAGCAATCATAGTGATGAAGATTATTATTTTTCACTGGTTTTCCCATACTACATTCAAAGGTCGCTTATTACCGATTATGGAATAGTAAGGTTGCCCGCAAATACCTCGACTACTGGAGTAGCCGTTATAAGTGTTAAAAACTCAGGAGCGGAATTGACAGAAGAAACAGTTGAGTTAATAAAGAATGGAAAACTTCCTTTTGTAGAACAAATTTTAATTGGAAATACAATTAGTTTAAACCCTTAAATTTCTATGAAGCTAATAGAGAACAGGCAGAAGCCCAGATTGACGCAATTGCCATTGAGGTAGGGAAGTGGTTAGAGAAACACTCTAGCTTTTTTAATAAGATGGAGCGGTTATTCTTTAATTCCTGTGAGGGTTCTAACTCTTTTAGCCCAGGACCTTAAAAACTATATGAAATTAATAGGTCATAAAAAATTAGAGAATAAAACAGCGGAGATAATGGTGTTAAATCCGAAGAGCGTTTCAACTGGGTTAGTAGTTGGATTTGTACTCACAACATTAGTTTATTTTAGATTTATAAGCAAAATTAAAATGCAATTGACTTAGCTGATGATAATTCGACAGACACGTGTGATACTTCAAGAAGAAGATTGCTCCTTTTGTTGAAATAAAAAGCAGGTTTATGGAAGAAGGAATCCAAATAACCGACTCTAACGGATACTATTAACCATAGAAATTTAATATCAAGGGAGCTAAAAATGAAGTATTTTTGTGAACAGGAAGATTCCTACAAGTTAAAGGTCGAAGGTGATGTCGGAGCAGACCCTATATGGTGTAGTCATTGCGGCTGTAATTTTGATTTAGATGATATACCGATCTCAAAAAATTTAAAAAGAGAATTGAGCGATTGGGCAAAAAATACGGTGAATGGATTAAATGGGATTTAGATCAAATAACTGAAAATGGTGTTGTAATAGAAGAAGAACATAATAGACAAGGTGCTTATTTAACTGAAAAAGTTAGGTTAGAGCTTAGCGATAAATATAGAATAAAGTTTTCACCTTCGACAATGGGAAGAAGTTATGCAAATTATAAACGCTTTGATAGCAATTAAGGTGCGGCCTGTGTGGGTAACACTCTTTTTTCTTAATGAGGGAGATAGTAAAGGAAGGTAATTTGATGAGGTACAATAATAAATCTCATTATATATAAGTTTGTGCTATGGGTTTCTCGATTTGTAATAAATAAAAAATGATGACTAAAAAAATTCTTTATTTGAATCCTTTTGAGTCATCATTTACTTCTACTAACAGTGTGGAAAGTTAAATTGGTACAATTTGACCTCTAATCTCACCTGCTGGATTTTGTTCAGTATGTGCATTAAC is from Mesobacillus boroniphilus and encodes:
- a CDS encoding FecCD family ABC transporter permease; amino-acid sequence: MIHPSIIKKQRIIVATLFVLIIFTIAASLGLGYSSVSYDRILPTIFGNGTFKEEFVLFEIRLPRIIVTLLAGMALAMSGAILQGLTRNDLADPGIIGINSGAGLGIAVFFLFFPIDAASFAYMLPLVAFASALLTAVLIYLFSYQKGIGLQPVRLILVGIGFSMALSGAMIVIISAAERQKVDFIARWLAGNIWGTDWPFITALLPWLLILVPFTLYKANRLNLLSLSDPVAIGVGVSIEKERIVLLLTAVALAASAVSVTGGIAFIGLMAPHLAKALIGPRNQLFLPIAVLIGGWLLLFADTIGRNLLEPEGIPAGIMTALIGAPYFVYLLLKK
- a CDS encoding CHRD domain-containing protein: MEKELTYVNAHTEQNPAGEIRGQIVPI